The Cyclopterus lumpus isolate fCycLum1 chromosome 12, fCycLum1.pri, whole genome shotgun sequence genome window below encodes:
- the rpl28 gene encoding 60S ribosomal protein L28: protein MSSHLQWMVIRNCSSFLIKRNGQTYSTEANNLKSKNSFRFNGLVHRKTVGVQPAADGKGIVVALKKRKGQHKPANSYEKITINKNSRATLNSLRHIISKNKYRKDLRMAALRRASAILKSQKPVVVKKKRARAAKTA from the exons ATGTCGTCCCATTTGCAGTGGATGGTCATCAGGAACTGCTCCAGCTTCCTCATCAAGAGGAACGGACAGACCTACAGCACC GAGGCCAACAACCTGAAGTCCAAGAACTCGTTCCGCTTCAATGGTTTGGTGCACAGGAAGACTGTTGGTGTGCAGCCTGCTGCCGATGGCAAGGGAATCGTCGTGGCGCTCAAGAAGCGTAAAG GCCAGCACAAACCCGCCAACTCTTACGAGAAGATCACCATCAACAAGAACTCTCGTGCCACCCTCAACAGCCTGAGGCACATCATTAGCAAGAACAAGTACAGAAAGGACCTGCGCATG gcTGCCCTGCGTCGTGCCAGTGCAATTCTGAAGAGCCAGAAGCCTGTTGTGGTCAAGAAGAAGCGCGCCAGGGCTGCCAAGACAGCATAA
- the LOC117740961 gene encoding uncharacterized protein LOC117740961 yields MDAAEDLETLGEKLYNLIYPKHKENAGKLTGMLLELPGPVLSQMVQDKATLTAGVEKALRALQLAKEPSKGPCKDVDNVSVSSDSLGEQLFELVDIYNTGHSQKITGMLLELHKEAVLNLLSDPKLLEEQVNFALKTLKEQNMEETDMSDTSDADDTERLGEKIFSLVEELDPLHANDITGMMLEMDPAALQQLLRDHTMLEVAVHKAQAALDTANQTPEEHSNILHTE; encoded by the exons ATGGATGCAGCAGAAGATCTGGAGACACTTGGTGAGAAACTGTACAATCTGATTTACCCCAAACACAAAGAGAATGCTGGGAAACTCACAG GGATGCTGCTGGAGTTGCCAGGTCCTGTCCTGAGTCAGATGGTGCAGGACAAGGCCACGCTGACCGCAGGCGTGGAGAAAGCCCTCCGAGCCCTACAGCTGGCAAAGGAGCCCAG CAAGGGGCCATGTAAGGATGTCGATAACGTGTCTGTGTCTTCCGACTCTCTGGGGGAGCAGCTGTTTGAGCTGGTGGATATTTACAACACCGGCCACTCCCAGAAAATCACAG GAATGCTTCTGGAGCTGCACAAAGAGGCCGTTTTAAACCTTCTTTCAGACCCCAAACTGCTGGAAGAGCAGGTGAACTTTGCCCTGAAGACACTTAAGGA GcagaacatggaggagacagacatgagtgACACGTCAGACGCTGACGACACAGAGAGGCTCGGAGAGAAGATCTTCTCACTGGTGGAAGAGCTGGATCCACTTCATGCAAATGATATTACAG GTATGATGCTGGAGATGGACCCAGCTGCTCTCCAACAGCTGCTCCGTGACCACACAATGCTGGAGGTTGCTGTTCACAAAGCACAAGCAGCACTGGACACTGCGAATCAAACTCCAGAAGAGCATagcaacattttacacacagaATGA